In a single window of the Acipenser ruthenus chromosome 42, fAciRut3.2 maternal haplotype, whole genome shotgun sequence genome:
- the LOC117967098 gene encoding advillin-like, whose translation MAAAFKAINNTPGIIIWRIEKMDLAPVPQKAYGSFFEGDCYILLSTMKSGNTFTYDIHYWIGLESSLDEQGSAAIYTTQLDDHLGGSPVQHREVQGHESDCFRGYFKQGIIYKKGGVASGMKHVETNSYDVKRLLHVKGKRNVTAKEVEMSWSSFNLGDVFLLDIGKAIIQWNGPESNRQERLKGMQLAKDIRDRERGGRAEIRVVEGDEEGKSAELMAALNSVLGERAGSLPPGTSDEQADQQQKANVTLYHVSDADGQMKVTEVAARPLVQDLLNHDDCYILDQGGVKIFVWKGKRATKEEKLTAMRRALEFIKLKGYPRTTNVETVNDEAESALFKQLFQKWTVKDQAAGLGKTYNVGKVAKVSQEKFDASLMHSKPEVAAQERMVDDGAGKAEVWRIENLELVLVEPEWHGFFYGGDCYLVLYTYEVNRKKHYLLYIWQGRHATQDELAASAFQAVTLDQQYGDEPVQVRITMGKEPRHFMSMFKGKMVIFEGGSSRKGNTAPEPPVRLFQVKGTEPSNTKAIEVPAFSSSLNSNDVFMLKHQEGCFVWCGKGSSGDERQMAKQVASVISKGAQEIIAEGMEPLEFWDLLGGRAPYANDKRLQQVEPDHQPRLFECSNKTGRFIVTEVTQFTQDDLSEDDVMLLDTWDQIFLWIGREANDIEKKEALVTSQEYLRTHPSGRDLETPILILKQGFEPPTFTGWFLAWDPQKWSGGKSYEQLKSELGDAASITQLTTDMSKASVAPAPSSFKCYPPEKLVNRQKHELPEDVDPACKENYLSDQDFADVFGISRGEFSAMPGWKQITLKKRHGLF comes from the exons ATGGCGGCCGCATTCAAAGCCATAAACAACACTCCTGGAATCATTATCTGGAGAATTGAG aaAATGGATCTTGCCCCAGTGCCACAGAAGGCGTACGGGAGCTTTTTTGAAGGCGACTGCTACATCCTGCTCTCt ACAATGAAGTCGGGCAACACTTTCACCTATGATATTCACTACTGGATCGGTCTGGAGTCCAGTCTGGATGAGCAGGGCTCTGCTGCCATCTACACCACGCAGCTGGACGATCACCTGGGGGGCAGCCCGGTGCAGCACCGGGAGGTTCAGGGACACGAGTCGGACTGCTTCCGAGGCTACTTCAAACAGGGCATCAT CTACAAGAAGGGGGGTGTTGCCTCAGGGATGAAGCATGTGGAGACGAACAGCTATGATGTGAAGAGGCTGCTGCATGTGAAGGGAAAGAGGAACGTCACGGCCAAGGAG GTGGAGATGTCCTGGTCAAGCTTCAACCTTGGGGACGTCTTCCTGCTGGACATCGGGAAAGCCATCATCCAGTGGAATGGACCAGAGAGCAACAGACAGGAGCGCCTGAAG GGGATGCAGCTGGCCAAGGATATCCGAGACAGGGAGCGCGGGGGCCGGGCGGAGATCAGAGTGGTGGAGGGAGACGAAGAGGGGAAGTCTGCCGAGCTTATGGCTGCCCTGAACAGCGTTCTGGGGGAGCGTGCTGGAAGTTTACCCCCAGGAACTTCAGACGAACAGGCCGACCAGCAACAGAAAGCCAACGTCACTCTCTACCA TGTTTCGGACGCTGACGGCCAGATGAAGGTCACAGAGGTCGCTGCAAGGCCACTGGTCCAGGATCTACTGAATCATGAT GACTGCTACATCCTGGACCAAGGAGGAGTTAAGATCTTTGTGTGGAAAGGAAAACGAGCCACGAAAGAGGAGAAGCTGACTGCCATGAGACGAGCTCTG GAGTTCATTAAGTTGAAAGGTTACCCGCGCACCACCAACGTGGAGACCGTGAACGATGAAGCCGAGTCCGCCTTGTTCAAACAGCTCTTCCAGAAGTGGACAGTCAAGGACCAGGCTGCGGGCCTGGGGAAGACTTACAACGTCGGCAAAGTGG CTAAAGTCAGCCAGGAGAAGTTCGACGCGAGTCTCATGCACTCAAAGCCAGAGGTCGCAGCCCAGGAGAGGATGGTGGATGATGGTGCGGGCAAGGCTGAG GTGTGGCGGATTGAGAATCTGGAGCTGGTGCTGGTGGAGCCCGAGTGGCATGGTTTTTTTTATGGGGGAGACTGCTACCTGGTGCTGTACACCTACGAGGTGAACCGCAAAAAGCACTACCTGCTGTACATCTGGCAG GGTCGCCACGCCACTCAGGACGAGCTGGCAGCCTCAGCGTTCCAGGCGGTCACTCTTGACCAGCAGTACGGAGATGAGCCGGTCCAGGTGCGAATCACTATGGGCAAGGAGCCGCGACACTTCATGTCCATGTTCAAGGGAAAGATGGTCATCTTCGAG GGCGGCAGCTCTCGGAAGGGGAACACGGCCCCCGAGCCCCCCGTGAGGCTCTTCCAGGTGAAGGGGACTGAGCCGTCCAACACCAAGGCTATCGAGGTGCCTGCCTTCTCCTCCTCGCTCAACTCCAACGACGTCTTCATGCTCAAACACCAGGAGGGCTGCTTCGTGTGGTGCGGCAAG GGCTCCAGTGGTGACGAGAGGCAGATGGCGAAGCAGGTGGCCAGTGTGATCTCGAAGGGGGCGCAGGAGATCATTGCCGAGGGCATGGAGCCCCTGGAATTCTGGGATCTCCTTGGAGGGAGAGCCCCCTACGCCAACGACAAAAG ATTGCAACAGGTGGAGCCTGACCACCAGCCCCGCCTCTTTGAGTGCTCCAATAAGACGGGCCGCTTCATCGTTACCGAGGTGACGCAGTTCACCCAGGATGACCTCAGCGAGGATGATGTCATGCTCTTGGACACCTGGGACCAG ATCTTCCTGTGGATCGGGCGGGAGGCGAACGACATAGAGAAGAAGGAGGCCCTGGTCACCTCCCAGGAGTACCTGCGCACCCACCCCAGCGGCCGGGACCTGGAGACCCCCATCCTCATCCTCAAGCAGGGCTTCGAGCCCCCCACCTTCACAGGGTGGTTCCTGGCCTGGGACCCCCAGAAGTGGAGT GGGGGTAAGTCCTACGAACAGCTGAAGAGCGAGCTGGGAGATGCAGCCTCGATTACCCAGCTCACTACA GACATGAGCAAAGCCTCGGTCGCTCCTGCCCCAAGCTCCTTTAAGTGCTACCCCCCTGAGAAGCTGGTCAACCGACAGAAACATGAGCTGCCCGAGGATGTTGACCCAGCTTGCAAAGAG AACTACCTCTCGGACCAGGACTTCGCTGACGTCTTCGGGATctcccggggagagttctctgcCATGCCTGGCTGGAAGCAGATCACTCTCAAGAAGAGGCACGGACTGTTCTAA